DNA sequence from the Malus sylvestris chromosome 10, drMalSylv7.2, whole genome shotgun sequence genome:
GGATCCACGTAAACATTAAATGTAGCGACTATGTTGCCACACTATCAGTTAACAGAAATTTTAAAAGTAGATAATACGTTGTAACATAATGCAAAGTCTAggttgtaaataaaaaaatcaagtgGTAAATACGCACACTAGCAAAAGTCTAGGTGATATTGCGTAAAGGGTGGTGCTATCAAcaaattcatttttatctttcaCACACCTCTCTCAATTTTTGGTTGTCATATGAAAGAATTGGAAAAAattaatggaaaaaaaattacaaagatgtgtgcaaaattaaaaaaaataaaaaaaaaagtgtgtaaaTAGCACTACCTTGTGCAAATACCTGTCTGggttaaattacattttattttacccTCTTAAGTGAAGTTACAACCATATATAGcttctttaaaacatttcaatcttgTACATTacttattattatattttagttttataCATCCGATAAAATTTCCGTCAGCTTCACCGTTATATGTCAACGTGATCGTCTCAGGCCCCACAAAATTTGTACCacatagataaaaaaaaaactcaaatctGACCCATAATAGGATTCTCTCATCCTTTaatctctctcattttctcccaTTTTACTTGAACGGTTacgattaagccacgttaacatcttatattgaattttttatgcggacaaaaagacaaaaagcaaagggaagggaagagaaaagaatgaaaataagAGGAGAGAGGACCAGAAGAGAGggtaatatataatttagagagttttaacgaaaagcatgtTGTATAGAATCTGAAGGCTTTCCTTTCATTCAATGTAATGTATAATTACAACAGAGTTTGTTATATATAGTATTGGGTATTCTAGCATATTACACTTATACCCATAACCAAACTAACCATTTACAAAACAGCATAACAAACTATAAACCATTCTTATCAACACTTTGATGATTCAATTTTAGCTtctttacaccccctcaagctgaacTTGGAAGCATCGAAAGGACCAAGAGAAAGCTTGGATTGAAGATATAAGAATCTCTGCCAAGACCGGGACTTTGTATGAATGTCTACCAATTGATCTTGACTACAAACATATTGAATCTTGATAAGTTGAGCAAGAACAAGCTCACGGATGTAATGATAGTCAATTTCAACATGTTTAGTTCGGGCATGGAAAACAGGGTTAGAAGCTAAAGAGATTAAAGAAATATTATCACACTAGAGATGAGGATTTTGAGGTAGGGGAAATCCAATATATTTGAAAGCTTTACAAATCCATGTGATTTCTGTAGAGGTATGAGCTAACGACCAGTACTCTGTGTTCTTGGGTTACAGTCTTCAACATTTTTAGCTTCTTTacgcggtactgttcactttaacgaaaaatcacatttttacactaaaaagtcaatcatggtactatttattttgttcttatcattaaaattcaaagtcttcaaacccttttcattagtttttcttataatttatcATATTTGTTACGTTTGTAAGCCAAAAAAAACCAGAAGAACAGGCGGGTGTCAATATCATTGCCCACAAATAGTTGAATTTCTTTGGTTTTCTCTTTCTAAAATATCATATTTGACCAGTCAAAGGAACATTAAAGGCGATCTCGAATACGTAAAGAGGATTAGTTCCAATGGGACATGCATTGACTAATTGTTCTCCTTCTTTAGGCCACTACTACAAGATATCCATCTCTCACTAAATTCACTAAccctagaaaaataaaataataaaataataaaatatcgaaaaatatgaataaattatgaGCAAAAGAAGACAATAatcaatatgaataaattatgaGCAAAAGAAGACAATAATTATGGATTAATGATGATAATAATaattaagaagaagaagaagaagaagcagaaaaagAAGATTCGAATTTGTAGTGTTTATCAACAGCAAGAGAAACATCCCAAGTGCAGGTGAGTCCCTTTGGGATGGTGACAAGATCTCCAGCTCCAAACTCGACATATTCCGACGACCCTTTTGGATAATACGCCTTCACTCTTCCCTTCAACAAATAACACGTCTCCTCTGCATCAAACTTCAGCTGGTACTTCCCCGGCGAGCAACCCCATCTGTAAATTCATAATTCCAAAACAAATCATAAAtaaaccttaaaaaaaaaaacctaagttATATatacttgagagagagagagagatggcaaCTATGTGCACTGAGGAGCTAATCACGCCTAATCCTCTTGAGCAATGATtgatcttttattattttagtccTCACTTATTTAGGGCTTAAAGTGGCTCACTTGTGACTCTAATTGGCACAAAGAGCTAATCGCGCCTAATCCTCTATTtattgagagagggagagggagagagggagagacttACTTGGGCCAGCACTTGATGTCCAGTTGGGATAAGCGAGATTCAGAAGGGTTTCTTTCAACTATGATTCTTAGGTCTGAAGATGATGAGGAACTTGCTGATGAGGAGGGTTCTGCAGCCATGAAAATATTAAGAAGGAATGGTTGTTTGAGAGGATGGAATATGAGTTGGAAGAATGGAATATATCTTCtagacttctttttttttttttggttgaatttttgagctacatatatataatattagggAGAATTTGGAATATGGTCAATTTTGTAGGCCTACTTTTGAAACAAGTTTAATTTTTAGTGACTTTTAacttttgaaataggtctaATTTTTTGTTACTTTAGATCTATATCAAAAAATCTCATATTATTATTGTAAGGGTTTTTCGAGAAGCTTCAGAAAAAGGGAATCTTTTACAAGGTATGAGAATTGGGAtcaaacaaattttaaaattgtaCGAATTGGGATCAAACAAATTTTATAACTTTTTAAAAGTTATTATTTAATAGACGTGTGgttagaaaatattatttattgcACTATGGCTTATTTCCAATACTAGTCGGCTTGATCGAACCAAACCTCCGCATTTTTTTGTCCTCAATGACATTTATAAGTATATGGAGACGGGTTTCGTTAAAtcagaccaaaaaaaaaataaaaaaaattattaccaTACATAATTTATTTCAATACATAACTGCTTCCCAAATTGggaccaaattttttttaactttaaaaaatttattcCAGTATAGACtattactttaaagtgtttctgtagacatcgaaattttggtaaataaatgttgaccgataaatcaaagtttcaacactcatgtattacataaattttacacgtagcgtgtgactcaacgaaaaattgaaatgagttggaaaagtcatcaaacaagacacgtgtcaacacctggcagaaacgacttatttcatctggaatattatattcaaaattagtccttgaaattttttatgaataGAAGCCAATTCATTCATTTCATTTAACTAATagatattacaccttgaagctctaaagctctgaaactctgaagctttcaagcatccgggttcccgaagaatcaagaaaaccttcttcgttcttcgttcatcgttcttccaagatcaagccccgacggcccttggatcaacaatcatccaccttcaagatcaagccccgacgactcctttgaagaacttccaccaattcaagatcaagccccaaaggcccttgaagaacttccaccaattcaagatcaagccccgacggcccttgaagaaagtgttcatcgttcatcatccgttcatcctaagatcaagccccaacagccatttggatcaacaacgtcgacaaatccatacatccaaccgttcttcaagatcaagcccaaaagcccttgaagatctgttcatcactgttcttcaagatcaagcccaaaagcctttgaagattcgttcatcaccattattcaagatcaagcctcaacggcccttgaagaaacactcatcctcaagatcaagccccaacggctccttgaagatccgctcaaatccacctccaaagatcaagcccacgacccttaaagaacgttcatccttagatcaagcccaacgaccctttggatcaatcgcacatccataaatcaacaccttacggagatcgaatcagatgatcaaatatgagagagattgtaacccaaaatcatcaaatacaaatattattttgtgcacatGTTCTTGTCTCTcttgtttcaggaaaatttcgtgttcacaaatttggcacgctcAATGGGACTATctttacctctcatctctttcttcgttcaaggaatccaaacacacctcaaagtcaatggcatcaagcaaggaaCAAGCTTTTTTCGCAACCACCAAGGGAAGAATCCTGAGCATTTTTGCCGTGAACGGAtaatccattggcgccacaactgttcctcaacatgccacttcaaagttggtgctgCTAAAGAAACAAGGAGAGCATCAAAGGCGTGAGtccgtcatcaacctgaccttgttgggggcaccgaagcatgctgctgaggcacacaagatgacatcccaaagcagccaacgacgttcttcgtcagcatcTTGGATATCTAAAGGAAAGTCATgtctattggttgcacaagtcatgaccatcggcgttacctccatcgaagaacaactagctcaaatgaatgaagcgatcgcaaggctaacacggattgtggaagaaaaagacttgcaaattgctgTACTtgtcagccgactggagccatAGGACGGCGAGAACCCCGACCCACTAAAGAGATGAGCtggtgaagaagaagagcctcatgtggagaaaatcgatgtgaagccgaagccagaccaagcagcgacactcatgggatctctttctatctagcagctgcaggagatgatcaccaacaccatcaaggcataGTACGAATTGAGCTCAAATACCTTCGGGTTGTACTcgaagccgtattcaaagaagattgacgccttaaggatgccgaggggttatcaaccgccaaaattcatgcaatttgatgaaaagggaaacccgaaatagcacgttgcccactttgttgaaacttgcaacaacgcaaggaccgaaggggattacctagccaagcagtttgtgcgctcgctgaaaggaaacacctttgagtggtacacagacctagaacctgagtccatcaacagctgggagcaattggagtgggaattcctcaaccgcttctacagcacccgccgcactgtgagcatgctagagctaacgagcataAAGCaatggaaggacgagccagtcattgactacatcaacagatggcacactctaagcctcgactgtaaagacaggctttcgaaaacctcttcaatcgagatgtgcatccaaggcatgcaatggggtttgcaatacatccttcaaggcattaaaccatagaccttcgaggaattggccactcgcgcccatgacatggagttaagcatcgcccatcatgggaagaaagaaccaatcgccgactacaagaatgaCAAAGTTGTTGGTCCAAAGGTGGAGAAGACTgcgtggaaacccaccaaggaagcaatgacggtcaacacagctcatttcaaaatccctacacgaggtaaggcgattcaagccgaagcttttcgtgatcaaaagatgcgtagacgcactttgaatgaGCTCGAAGAGAAGACGTATCCATTCCCTGACTCTGATGTAGTTGCCATGTTGAAAGACTTGCTTGACAAAAAGATGATCGACCTACCTGAATGCAGatggccggaagagatgaatcgtactgatagtccaaggtactgtaaattccaccgtttcatcagtcatccaacggaaaagtgcttcgtactgaaaaatctcatcctgaagctagcacaacaagggaaaatcgagcttgacctcgaagacacggttGCGGCACACACTACTACTATCGTGTTTGGATCACTCGATCCTGTGCATCTCCGAAGCATGCATGACCATTCCCGTCAATGTTCCAGTCACACGGTACCTCCTACACAACCATCACCAGGGGCAAGTAACCAAGATGCATATACTGGTGATAAGAAAGGGTGGACATCGCCAACCtacaaaaaaatgaagaagccaagaccacaagccacaaggccaaaagaggagcctaaacccgCCCCTCGAACTTCAGTCTTCGACAAGCTGAATCATTTAAAACCTAGAATTTCGGTGCTTGATCGCATTAGTGGTCGAGAACGAACTttcgtcttcaaaaggcttatgacgccaacaccgcaaagatctgtttttgaaaggttatcaaaacccaagaaacaaagcggcaCAGCTAGATCTCCTCCACAACTATCGACTTCAgacagacttgaagaaactaagaagccttctagaaacaggaagacaacgccaaaggaagaaaagctcgacagtctagtaggaaaagacgatgttcaaagcttgattccttcaaggatgaagcgccaagcaactttggaggttgacacaaaaggaccactgaaggtaaggaggcacaccatcatctacaccggccaatcttcacgccAACAAACCCAAGAAGACCTCACTGAAGAGGAGGCCCAAGAAGACAAATAAGACGAAATCCCAGAAGAAGACGTCACTTCCAACTCtgtcaactcaaaatcttcacctcaatcgctgaaggcatgctccaaaaccatgccagtcaagctgagtgaagttgaaggatggactcgtgtcactccgaagaaactgcacaagaagcatatgtcttctccacaagtGCACCAATaagaaagggggcaaagcagctttcgccaacctccaaagcgatgtgaaagtgttgaagatgaggaaatttCGACACAAATATCGACCATGAGCGATCTCTTCTTCATCAGAAAATTATTCAGctactcggtcaaggctccttgctataaagattgcgaggaacgcctctccaagcagcaaccatctcttccacaagttcaccaatgggaaagggggcaaaacagctcCTGTCAACCtccagaacaatgtgaaagtgttggagataatgaaactttgacacgaagatcatccatccccatcacgatgcgtgacatcttcccagaagacttcttcaactactcagtcaagaCTCcatgctatgaagattgcgaggaacgactctctCGGATCGTTTGACGAACCAACAATGCTCCTCGTTCGCATGAGcctaaaaggcaacaccaatgctccttgttcgcacgagcttaaactgcacgaaccaaagctccttgtctgcacgagcataaaaggggACAACAAAAGCTCCTCGCCTGTatgagcctaaactgtacaAGGCAACAAACGTTCATTGCCTGCAcaagttgaaactgcaaacggcaccaaaagctccttgcctgcacgagttgaagTTGCGTacggcacaaaaaaaaatgtatttgaactacgtcatgacttgatccctcctcaaccgagggtacgtaggcaacttgaaactttaaaacttcaagtacaatcacatcattaacaaaaacaaaaacatgaacgctttgaagaataaagagcaaattcaaaatacgaatactttatttctttaaaggaatgAGTTGGCAGGCGGCATGGTCGGTGTGCACGGCAACGTCACCTCTGAGGAAAGTTATaacaaaaggcactacacagcataaactcgctgcagtcttttgcacaaccccacaCGGTAAAAAGTGACATACTGGAACGAGCTCCAAGCAGCAACAACAGTGCATTCTGGCCACCATGATCAATATCGATGAAGAACTTCaataaccgccgtcaaacgactagccgatcATGAAGCTTGACGCCTTACATTTTGCCTCAAACTCCAGTGACAACAAGCAACAACAAGCAACGACGGCAAGCGGCAAGGTCAATATGCACGACAACGtcaccaccgagggaaaacAGTGATCAAAGGCACTACCGGTGAAAACTGTGAtcaaaggcactacacagcaaaTCCCCGCTGCAGTCTCTATCACGGCACCACACGGCAAAGGCACCAAcgagggaaaactgtgatcaaaggcactacacagcaaaTCCCCACTGCAGTCTCTTGCATAGTACCACACGACAAAGgcaccaccgagggaaaactgtgatcAAAGGCACTACACATTAAATCCCCATTGCAGTCTCTTGCACAGCACCACACGGCAAAGgcaccaccgagggaaaactaTGATCAAAGGAACTACACAGCAAATCCCCACTGCAGTCTCTTGCACAACACCACACGGCAGCGCACCAACAAGGGAAAACTATGATCAAGAGGCACTACACAGCGAAGCCCCGCTGCAGTCTTTTGGACAGTTACACCCACATCCTGCCCACTCCAT
Encoded proteins:
- the LOC126585099 gene encoding uncharacterized protein LOC126585099, yielding MAAEPSSSASSSSSSDLRIIVERNPSESRLSQLDIKCWPKWGCSPGKYQLKFDAEETCYLLKGRVKAYYPKGSSEYVEFGAGDLVTIPKGLTCTWDVSLAVDKHYKFESSFSASSSSSS